One Bombus pyrosoma isolate SC7728 linkage group LG9, ASM1482585v1, whole genome shotgun sequence genomic window carries:
- the LOC122571213 gene encoding trypsin 3A1-like, whose product MPFGTRDMSNHATMQRTLVVILLWISCCSHAFPRVVTSNKEKNLPASNVQTHYNITSAEVDDLSAIDEVSYIDFNSTSSIPSKRPNICNDCVCGVGRKTRIVGGNVTSVYEYPWIVSLSKQGTFYCAGSLITRKHVLTAAHCLSGFDRKSIKLVLVDNDRTKLDKNAIIRRIKSVVIHENFHTYTYNNDIAIIEMDRAVNVNGIVRTACLPEDKAIDYTGATATVIGWGRTGESEPVSNELRRVNLPILSQEECDQAGYQKNRINENMFCAGYLTGDLDACFGDSGGPLHVKGTFGHLEIIGIISWGRGCARPNFPGIYTKLTNYLGWLKDHLDDECVCPPPRRH is encoded by the exons ATGCCATTCGGGACACGCGATATGTCGAACCACGCGACAATGCAACGAACACTCGTCGTGATCCTCCTCTGGATAAGTTGCTGCAGCCATGCGTTCCCGCGAGTG GTGACAAGCAACAAGGAGAAGAACCTGCCAGCGTCAAACGTTCAAACACACTACAACATTACGAGCGCCGAGGTCGACGATCTATCGGCGATAGACGAGGTGTCTTACATCGATTTCAATTCAACTTCTTCGATTCCATCAAAGAGGCCGAACATCTGCAACGACTGTG TTTGTGGCGTGGGTCGGAAAACAAGGATCGTCGGTGGCAACGTGACGAGCGTTTACGAATATCCATGGATTGTTAGCCTGAGCAAACAAGGCACATTTTACTGTGCCGGTAGTTTAATCACGCGGAAACACGTACTCACAGCGGCTCACTGCTTATCTGG ATTCGACAGAAAAAGCATCAAACTCGTCCTGGTAGACAATGATCGGACAAAATTGGACAAAAATGCCATAATTCGCCGCATCAAGTCTGTCGTTatacatgaaaattttcatacatacACGTACAATAACGATATTGCTATTATCGAAATGGATCGAGCAGTGAATGTAAATGGTATCGTGCGAACTGCCTGTTTGCCCGAGGACA AAGCTATCGACTACACTGGTGCAACTGCCACGGTGATTGGTTGGGGTCGAACAGGAGAGAGCGAACCCGTGAGCAATGAATTAAGAAGAGTCAATCTCCCAATTTTATCGCAGGAAGAATGCGATCAAGCAGGTTACCAGAAGAATCGaatcaatgaaaatatgttttgtGCAGGATATTTAACGGGTGATCTCGATGCTTGCTTT gGTGATAGCGGTGGTCCTCTGCATGTGAAAGGAACATTTGGACATTTAGAAATAATcg GTATCATCTCATGGGGTCGTGGATGCGCAAGACCAAACTTCCCAGGAATTTACACAAAGTTAACAAATTACCTCGGATGGCTTAAAGATCATTTAGATGACGAATGCGTATGCCCACCACCTCGTCGACATTAA
- the LOC122571214 gene encoding trypsin-1-like: MFQQTISRETWTFGLILLLFVHVTCLNVKFLQNNSLTTSNFSTTNSTRNRKGKFLFDELFGLDISSSLDDDDAVSRNCTCECGISNQEDRIVGGQPTTPNKYPWVARLVYEGRFHCGASLVNNDYVLTAAHCVRRLKRSKIRVILGDYDQHVNTDGKAIMRAVSAIIRHRNFDMNSYNHDVALLKLRKSVKFSKTVKPVCLPQKGSDPAGKEGTVVGWGRTSEGGALAGQVHEVQVPILSLIQCRKMKYRANRITDNMICAGRGSQDSCQGDSGGPLLVHEGDRLEIVGIVSWGVGCGRPGYPGVYTRVTRYLNWINTNMKEGCICTN, from the exons ATGTTTCAACAAACCATATCGCGCGAAACATGGACTTTCGGATTAATCTTGTTACTTTTCGTTCATGTGACATGTTTGAATGTGAAGTTCCTGCAAAATAATTCGCTGACCACGTCGAATTTTAGT ACAACGAATTCGACTCGCAATCGAAAGGGCAAGTTCCTGTTTGATGAATTATTCGGCCTTGACATAAGTAGCAGCTTGGATGACGATGATGCTGTGTCAAGGAATTGTACATGCG AGTGCGGTATATCCAATCAGGAGGACCGAATCGTCGGTGGGCAACCAACAACCCCAAACAAATATCCGTGGGTGGCGAGACTCGTGTACGAGGGTCGCTTTCATTGCGGAGCCAGCCTCGTTAACAATGATTACGTTCTTACCGCTGCTCACTGTGTACGTAG ATTAAAACGGTCGAAGATCCGCGTGATACTTGGTGATTACGACCAACATGTGAATACCGACGGAAAAGCCATAATGAGAGCAGTGAGCGCTATAATTCGTCACAGGAACTTCGACATGAATTCCTACAATCACGACGTTGCCTTATTGAAGCTTCGAAAATCtgtgaaattttctaaaactgTCAAACCAGTATGTTTACCTCAAAaag gtAGCGATCCGGCTGGTAAAGAAGGCACTGTGGTAGGCTGGGGGCGGACGTCTGAAGGAGGTGCGCTTGCTGGACAAGTCCATGAAGTACAAGTGCCGATATTAAGTTTAATACAGTGccgtaaaatgaaatatcgcgcTAATCGAATCACGGATAACATGATCTGCGCCGGTCGAGGCAGTCAGGATTCCTGTCAAGGAGATAGTGGCGGACCTCTACTTGTGCACGAAGGCGACAGGCTTGAAATAGTTG GAATAGTGTCCTGGGGTGTTGGTTGCGGAAGACCAGGATATCCTGGAGTCTACACCAGGGTAACTAGGTACCTGAATTGGATCAATACGAATATGAAAGAAGGatgtatatgtacaaattaa
- the LOC122571217 gene encoding trypsin-1-like has protein sequence MKFSQCVVLLVALYLASETCQASTFGERVKNFFGIFGNKPPYAMEAPAPCYCSCGLRNEESRIVGGQTTRMNEFPWMARLSYLNKFYCGGTLINDRYVLTAAHCVKGFMWFMIKVTFGEHDRCTERGAETRYVVRVLTGDFSFLNFDNDIALLRLNERVPLSDTIRPICLPTEKDKQYVGTKAIASGWGTLYEDGKPSCLLQEVEVPVMSLQDCRNTSYSPRMISDNMMCAGYPDGKKDSCQGDSGGPLIAAREDKKYELIGIVSWGNGCARPGYPGVYTRVTRYINWIVYHSREGCFCEQN, from the exons ATGAAGTTTTCCCAGTGCGTTGTATTATTGGTCGCTCTGTATCTGGCCTCAGAAACTTGTCAA GCAAGTACTTTCGGTGAGAGGGTGAAAAACttttttggtatttttggTAACAAACCACCGTACGCCATGGAAGCACCTGCACCTTGTTACTGTA GTTGCGGTCTGCGGAACGAAGAAAGCCGAATAGTCGGTGGTCAGACTACTCGCATGAATGAATTCCCATGGATGGCCAGGCTTTCGTATTTGAACAAATTCTACTGTGGTGGAACGTTGATTAATGATCGCTACGTCCTGACCGCGGCTCACTGTGTCAAAGG GTTCATGTGGTTCATGATCAAGGTCACGTTCGGTGAACACGACAGGTGTACCGAAAGAGGAGCTGAGACCAGATACGTGGTCAGAGTGTTAACCGGTGATTTCAGTTTCCTCAATTTCGACAATGACATCGCGCTTTTACGACTGAACGAAAGAGTGCCTCTCAGCGACACTATAAGGCCCATATGTTTGCCAACAGAAAAAG ATAAGCAATACGTTGGAACGAAAGCAATCGCGTCCGGCTGGGGTACCTTGTACGAGGATGGGAAGCCATCTTGCCTGCTGCAGGAAGTCGAGGTACCGGTTATGAGCCTTCAGGATTGCCGTAACACAAGCTACAGTCCACGTATGATCTCTGATAACATGATGTGCGCTGGATATCCTGATGGGAAAAAGGATTCTTGTCAG GGTGATAGCGGAGGACCACTCATAGCCGCACGCGAAGACAAGAAATACGAACTCATAGGTATAGTATCCTGGGGAAACGGATGTGCTCGACCAGGATACCCTGGCGTTTACACAAGAGTCACACGATACATAAACTGGATAGTTTACCACTCGCGAGAGGGATGTTTCTGTGAACAAAATTAA